One region of Microbacterium sp. M28 genomic DNA includes:
- the whiA gene encoding DNA-binding protein WhiA has translation MALTTDVKAELVSIRNAPPTVRVAEVTAILRFAGGLHSIAGRVAVEAEVDAELLARRVARDLAEIYGVRPEIAQVQSSSSSDGARWAVRVIGAGETLARQTGLLDQRRRPVRGLPNRLTTGSREEIAGLWRGAFLAAGSLSEPGRSAMLEVACPSSEAAMALVGAAHRLGVAAKAREVRGMPRVVVREGEAIRSVLTQMGAAGTAAAWEEMRQRREVRAGVNRLVNFDDANLRRSAQAAVAACARVERALEILGEDVPDHLKVAGELRLSHRDASLDELGHHADPPLTKDAVAGRIRRLLAMADKRAQVEGIPGTEAAVPAGLDV, from the coding sequence GTGGCACTAACCACCGACGTCAAGGCTGAGCTGGTCAGCATCCGGAACGCACCGCCCACGGTGCGCGTCGCGGAGGTCACGGCGATCCTCCGGTTCGCCGGCGGACTGCACTCGATCGCGGGCCGCGTGGCCGTCGAGGCAGAGGTGGATGCCGAGCTGCTGGCGCGTCGCGTCGCTCGCGACCTCGCCGAGATCTACGGTGTGCGCCCCGAGATCGCCCAGGTGCAGTCGTCGAGCTCCAGCGACGGAGCGCGCTGGGCCGTCCGCGTCATCGGCGCGGGGGAGACCCTGGCGCGTCAGACCGGACTGCTGGACCAGCGCCGTCGCCCGGTCCGTGGCCTGCCCAATCGTCTCACCACCGGATCCCGCGAGGAGATCGCCGGCCTGTGGCGCGGGGCGTTCCTCGCCGCAGGGTCGCTGTCCGAGCCAGGACGCTCCGCGATGCTCGAAGTCGCCTGCCCGTCGTCGGAGGCCGCCATGGCGCTGGTCGGGGCCGCGCACCGTCTCGGCGTCGCCGCCAAGGCTCGCGAGGTCCGTGGGATGCCGCGTGTCGTCGTCCGCGAGGGCGAGGCCATCCGTTCGGTCCTGACCCAGATGGGCGCCGCCGGAACCGCCGCCGCCTGGGAGGAGATGCGCCAGCGCCGCGAGGTGCGCGCCGGCGTCAACCGCCTGGTCAACTTCGACGACGCCAACCTCCGCCGCTCGGCGCAGGCCGCCGTCGCCGCATGCGCTCGTGTGGAGCGTGCACTGGAGATCCTCGGCGAGGACGTCCCGGACCACCTGAAGGTCGCCGGCGAGCTGCGTCTGTCGCACCGCGACGCGAGCCTGGACGAACTCGGTCACCACGCGGACCCGCCGCTGACGAAGGATGCCGTCGCCGGACGCATCCGCCGGCTCCTCGCGATGGCCGACAAGCGCGCACAGGTCGAAGGCATCCCCGGCACCGAGGCAGCGGTCCCCGCGGGGCTGGACGTCTAG
- the rapZ gene encoding RNase adapter RapZ, translated as MTGEDEGQFLIVTGMSGAGRTTVGNALEDLGWYVVDNLPPQMLRPLLDLTDLGGGALPKVAAVVDVRGRNLFDDLPDVARALRSRGSVQVLFLDASDDVLVRRFEAVRRPHPLQEDGTLLDGIRLERSRLMLVRESADIVIDTSNLNIHQLATKTTELFSEEGAARHRLTLLSFGFKYGLPTDVDLVADMRFLPNPFWNDELRGLTGKDEAVRDYVLTREGAQEFLDAYAKALVPVLEGYQRENKSHSTVAIGCTGGKHRSVAMSEELARRLAQMPGVAVNVRHRDLGRE; from the coding sequence ATGACAGGCGAGGACGAAGGACAGTTCCTCATCGTCACCGGCATGTCCGGTGCCGGACGCACGACGGTCGGCAACGCGCTGGAGGACCTCGGCTGGTACGTCGTCGACAACCTGCCACCGCAGATGCTGCGCCCGTTGCTGGATCTGACGGATCTCGGTGGGGGAGCGCTGCCCAAGGTCGCCGCGGTCGTCGATGTGCGGGGTCGCAATCTCTTCGATGATCTTCCGGACGTGGCGCGGGCGCTGAGGTCACGCGGCTCGGTGCAGGTGCTCTTCCTCGATGCCTCGGACGACGTGCTCGTCCGCCGCTTCGAGGCCGTGCGTCGCCCGCATCCGCTGCAGGAGGACGGCACCCTGCTCGACGGCATCCGGCTGGAGCGGTCCCGACTGATGCTGGTGCGCGAGTCGGCCGACATCGTCATCGACACGTCGAACCTCAACATCCATCAGCTCGCCACGAAGACGACCGAGCTGTTCTCGGAGGAGGGGGCGGCACGCCACCGCCTCACCCTGCTGAGCTTCGGCTTCAAGTACGGACTGCCCACCGACGTCGACCTCGTCGCAGACATGCGATTCCTGCCCAACCCGTTCTGGAACGACGAGTTGCGCGGGTTGACGGGCAAGGACGAGGCCGTGCGCGATTACGTGCTCACGCGCGAGGGTGCGCAGGAGTTCCTGGACGCGTATGCCAAGGCGCTCGTCCCAGTGCTCGAGGGGTATCAGCGCGAGAACAAGAGCCACTCCACGGTGGCGATCGGCTGCACCGGGGGCAAGCATCGCTCCGTGGCGATGTCCGAGGAGCTCGCCAGGCGGCTCGCTCAGATGCCCGGCGTGGCCGTGAACGTACGACACCGGGACCTCGGCCGCGAGTAG
- the uvrC gene encoding excinuclease ABC subunit UvrC codes for MADVLPYKPKQGEIPTDPGVYRFRDAQGRVLYVGKAKNLRQRLSNYFAPLRTLHERTRRMVTTASSVEWTVVRTDVDSLQLEYMWIKEFDPPFNVRYKDDKSYPFMAITLADEAPRVIVTRNRRIPGARYFGPYPKVWAVHETIDLMVKAFPIRTCSDASYKRAMQTGRPCFPGQIGKCGGPCSMTCTIEEHRAMVDDFVAFMAGGDERFLRELTRRMREASAAMDYEAAAKYRDKLSAIEAVLGKSALVLPADEDADLFGIAEDELSAAVQQFVIRGGRVRGVRASTIEKEIDVSSGDLVDQVLQRVYGEAADGEIPRRILVPTLPDDTAELEEWLRGRRGRKVEIAVAQRGQRAELMRTATLNAQQALIRHKTKRTSDYVARTQALTDLQEALGLDEAPLRIECFDISHLQGTNVVASMVVFEDGLPRKDQYRSFNIAETTDDTDSMYQVLRRRLAHLDAPDEQDDAPVDPLADGEVATTRRRPRFSYPPQLLLVDGGQPQVAAAARALQDAGHTEIALCGIAKRLEEIWLPGDDFPVILPRTSEALYLLQRLRDEAHRFAISHQRRRRKRDISTVLAEIPGLGAARIKVLLKHFGSVSRLRTATPAEIEEVPGIGPALAQGIHSHLSSR; via the coding sequence ATGGCGGACGTGCTGCCGTACAAGCCGAAGCAGGGCGAGATCCCGACCGACCCCGGTGTGTATCGCTTCCGCGACGCTCAGGGCCGAGTGCTCTACGTCGGCAAGGCGAAGAACCTGCGCCAGCGGCTGTCGAACTACTTCGCGCCGCTGCGGACGCTGCACGAGCGCACGCGTCGGATGGTGACGACGGCATCGTCCGTCGAATGGACCGTGGTCCGCACGGATGTGGACTCGCTTCAGCTCGAGTACATGTGGATCAAGGAGTTCGATCCGCCGTTCAACGTGCGCTACAAGGACGACAAGTCCTACCCGTTCATGGCGATCACGCTGGCCGACGAGGCTCCGCGCGTCATCGTGACGCGCAACCGCAGGATTCCAGGAGCTCGGTACTTCGGTCCCTATCCCAAGGTGTGGGCGGTGCACGAGACCATCGACCTGATGGTGAAGGCTTTCCCGATCCGCACCTGCAGCGACGCCAGCTACAAGCGCGCGATGCAGACGGGGCGACCGTGCTTCCCCGGTCAGATCGGCAAGTGCGGCGGACCGTGCTCGATGACCTGCACGATCGAGGAGCACCGCGCCATGGTCGACGACTTCGTCGCCTTCATGGCGGGCGGCGATGAGCGCTTCCTGCGCGAGCTGACGCGTCGCATGCGGGAGGCGTCGGCGGCGATGGACTACGAGGCCGCGGCCAAGTACCGCGACAAGCTCTCCGCCATCGAGGCCGTTCTGGGCAAGAGCGCGCTCGTGCTCCCCGCCGACGAGGACGCCGACCTGTTCGGGATCGCCGAGGACGAGCTGTCCGCCGCTGTGCAGCAGTTCGTGATCCGCGGCGGGCGCGTCCGAGGTGTCCGAGCTTCGACGATCGAGAAGGAGATCGATGTCTCCTCCGGCGACCTCGTCGATCAGGTGCTGCAGCGCGTGTACGGGGAGGCCGCCGACGGTGAGATCCCGCGACGCATCCTCGTTCCGACGCTCCCGGACGACACCGCTGAGCTGGAGGAGTGGCTCCGAGGCCGACGAGGACGCAAGGTCGAGATCGCCGTCGCCCAACGAGGCCAGCGCGCCGAGCTCATGCGCACGGCGACGCTGAACGCGCAGCAGGCGCTCATCCGGCACAAGACGAAGCGCACTAGCGATTACGTCGCACGGACGCAGGCGCTCACCGATCTGCAGGAGGCCCTCGGCCTCGATGAGGCGCCGCTGCGCATCGAGTGCTTCGACATCTCGCATCTGCAGGGTACGAATGTCGTGGCCTCGATGGTCGTGTTCGAGGACGGCCTGCCGCGCAAGGATCAGTACCGATCGTTCAACATCGCCGAGACGACCGACGACACCGACTCGATGTATCAGGTGCTGCGGCGACGACTGGCGCACCTGGACGCGCCGGACGAGCAGGACGATGCGCCAGTGGATCCCCTCGCGGACGGCGAGGTCGCCACGACGCGTCGTCGGCCGCGCTTCTCCTACCCGCCCCAGCTGCTGCTCGTCGACGGCGGCCAGCCGCAGGTCGCGGCCGCCGCGCGTGCGCTTCAGGATGCCGGCCACACGGAGATCGCGCTGTGCGGAATCGCCAAGCGGCTGGAGGAGATCTGGCTTCCCGGCGACGACTTCCCGGTGATCCTGCCCCGCACGAGCGAGGCGCTGTACCTGCTGCAGCGCCTGCGTGACGAGGCGCACCGGTTCGCGATCTCGCATCAGCGCCGCAGGCGCAAGCGCGACATCTCGACGGTCCTCGCCGAGATCCCCGGCCTCGGCGCCGCGCGCATCAAGGTGCTTCTCAAGCACTTCGGCTCCGTGTCGCGTCTTCGCACCGCGACGCCGGCCGAGATCGAAGAGGTGCCGGGCATCGGACCCGCACTCGCCCAGGGGATCCATTCGCACCTCTCCAGTCGATAG
- the uvrA gene encoding excinuclease ABC subunit UvrA: MPIVPVSGPGKLSVRGARVHNLKNVDLDIPRDSLVVFTGLSGSGKSSLAFDTIFAEGQRRYVESLSAYARQFLGQVDRPDVDFIEGLSPAVSIDQKSTNRNPRSTVGTITEIYDYMRLLWARIGIPHCPECGERIQRQTVQQIADQLMELPERTRYQIVAPVVSQKKGEFVDLFRELGAKGYSRAIVDGELIQLAEPPTLKKSYKHDIAVVVDRLVASDDILGRVTDSVETALGLAGGVMQINFVDEEGDAAWQSFSEKLACPNGHAITLTEIEPRTFSFNAPFGACPSCSGLGTRMSVDVDLMLGDEDLSIREGAIIPWTTQGKGLFQYYERLLEGLARDLNFDLDTPWRDLRVDVQDAILRGDNYKVTVKWKNRYGREMRYASGFEGVVPYIERQYAQAESDTQRARWGEYLREVPCPVCDGNRLKPEVLAVKVHGHSIAEVSHLSLADARSFMEKLTLTDREAKIAAQVLREIRLRLDFLLQVGLAYLNLSRSAGSLSGGEAQRIRLATQIGSGLTGVLYVLDEPSIGLHQRDNRRLIDTLLKLRDLGNTLIVVEHDEETIEASDWVVDIGPGAGVNGGDVVHSGPYTALLGEKKSLTGDYLAGRREIPTPHKRRKLDKRRMLKVVGARENNLKNVDAEFPLGVLTAVTGVSGSGKSSLVNDILYRVLASKLNGARSLAGKHTRVTGLDNLDKVIHVDQAPIGRTPRSNPATYTGVFDRIRTLFSETPEAKVRGYQPGRFSFNVKGGRCEACSGDGTIKIEMNFLPDVYVDCEVCHGKRYNRDTLAVHYKGKNIAEVLEMPIEEAAEFFEPIQAIHRYMKTLVDVGLGYVRLGQSATTLSGGEAQRVKLATELQRRSNGRSIYVLDEPTTGLHFEDVRKLLEVLNGLVDKGNTVIVIEHNLDVIKSADWVIDLGPEGGSGGGEILATGTPEHIAAIEDSHTGQFLAEILGGGRQARKAG, encoded by the coding sequence GTGCCCATCGTCCCCGTCTCCGGTCCAGGAAAACTCAGTGTTCGCGGTGCCCGCGTGCACAATCTCAAGAACGTCGATCTCGACATCCCGCGCGACTCGCTCGTCGTCTTCACGGGGTTGTCCGGCTCCGGCAAGTCGAGCCTCGCGTTCGACACGATCTTCGCCGAGGGTCAGCGCCGCTACGTCGAGTCGCTGAGCGCGTACGCGCGCCAGTTCCTCGGTCAGGTCGACCGGCCGGACGTGGACTTCATCGAGGGGCTGAGCCCCGCGGTGTCGATCGATCAGAAGTCGACCAACCGAAACCCGCGCTCGACGGTCGGGACGATCACCGAGATCTACGACTACATGCGTCTGCTGTGGGCGCGCATCGGCATCCCGCACTGCCCCGAGTGCGGTGAGCGCATCCAGCGTCAGACCGTGCAGCAGATCGCCGATCAGCTCATGGAGCTCCCCGAGCGCACCCGCTACCAGATCGTGGCCCCGGTGGTGTCGCAGAAGAAAGGCGAGTTCGTCGACCTGTTCCGCGAGCTCGGCGCCAAGGGCTACTCCCGCGCGATCGTCGACGGCGAGCTCATCCAGCTCGCCGAGCCGCCGACGCTGAAGAAGAGCTACAAGCACGACATCGCCGTCGTGGTCGACCGTCTGGTCGCCTCCGACGACATCCTCGGACGCGTCACCGACTCGGTCGAGACCGCGCTGGGGCTGGCCGGCGGCGTGATGCAGATCAACTTCGTGGACGAGGAGGGCGATGCCGCGTGGCAGTCCTTCTCCGAGAAGCTCGCGTGCCCCAACGGCCATGCGATCACGCTCACCGAGATCGAACCCCGGACGTTCTCGTTCAATGCGCCGTTCGGCGCCTGCCCTTCGTGCTCCGGACTCGGCACGCGGATGTCCGTGGACGTCGATCTCATGCTCGGTGACGAGGACCTCTCGATCCGCGAGGGCGCGATCATCCCGTGGACGACGCAGGGCAAGGGGCTGTTCCAGTACTACGAGCGGCTTCTCGAAGGGCTCGCGCGCGACCTGAACTTCGACCTCGACACCCCGTGGCGCGACTTGCGCGTCGACGTGCAGGACGCGATCCTGCGCGGCGACAACTACAAGGTCACCGTGAAGTGGAAGAACCGCTACGGCCGCGAGATGCGCTACGCATCCGGCTTCGAGGGCGTCGTGCCGTACATCGAACGGCAGTACGCGCAGGCCGAGAGCGACACCCAGCGCGCACGCTGGGGCGAGTACCTGCGCGAGGTGCCGTGCCCGGTCTGCGACGGCAACCGGCTCAAGCCCGAAGTGCTCGCGGTCAAGGTGCACGGTCACTCGATCGCCGAGGTCTCGCACCTGAGCCTCGCCGACGCGCGCTCCTTCATGGAGAAGCTGACGCTGACCGACCGTGAGGCGAAGATCGCGGCACAGGTGCTGCGGGAGATCCGTCTCCGTCTGGACTTCCTGCTGCAGGTCGGCCTGGCGTACCTGAACCTGAGCCGGTCGGCCGGTTCGCTGTCCGGCGGCGAGGCGCAGCGCATCCGCCTGGCGACCCAGATCGGCTCCGGACTCACGGGCGTGCTGTACGTGCTCGACGAGCCGTCGATCGGACTGCATCAGCGCGACAACCGACGCCTCATCGACACCCTGCTCAAACTGCGCGACCTCGGGAACACGCTCATCGTCGTCGAGCACGACGAGGAGACGATCGAGGCGTCCGACTGGGTGGTCGACATCGGCCCAGGGGCGGGGGTGAACGGCGGCGACGTCGTGCACTCCGGTCCGTACACGGCGCTGCTCGGCGAGAAGAAGTCGCTCACCGGCGATTATCTCGCCGGTCGCCGCGAGATCCCGACTCCGCACAAGCGGCGCAAGCTCGACAAGCGACGCATGCTCAAGGTCGTCGGCGCGCGGGAGAACAACCTCAAGAACGTCGACGCCGAGTTCCCGCTCGGCGTGCTCACCGCCGTGACCGGTGTGAGCGGCTCCGGCAAGTCGTCGCTGGTCAACGACATCCTGTACCGGGTGCTGGCCTCGAAGCTCAACGGCGCACGCTCGCTCGCGGGCAAGCACACGCGCGTGACCGGACTGGACAACCTCGACAAGGTGATCCACGTCGATCAGGCACCGATCGGCCGTACACCGCGCTCGAACCCCGCCACCTACACGGGTGTCTTCGACCGCATTCGCACGCTCTTCAGTGAGACGCCCGAGGCGAAGGTTCGCGGCTACCAGCCCGGCCGGTTCAGCTTCAACGTCAAGGGCGGCCGGTGCGAGGCCTGTTCGGGTGACGGCACGATCAAGATCGAGATGAACTTCCTGCCCGACGTGTACGTCGACTGCGAGGTGTGCCACGGCAAGCGCTACAACCGCGACACGCTCGCCGTCCACTACAAGGGCAAGAACATCGCCGAGGTCCTCGAGATGCCGATCGAGGAGGCCGCGGAGTTCTTCGAGCCGATCCAGGCCATCCACCGCTACATGAAGACGCTCGTCGACGTGGGGCTCGGATACGTCCGGCTCGGTCAGTCCGCGACGACGCTCTCCGGCGGCGAGGCTCAGCGCGTCAAGCTCGCGACCGAACTCCAGCGCCGCAGCAACGGCCGCAGCATCTACGTGCTCGACGAGCCCACCACGGGTCTGCACTTCGAGGACGTGCGCAAGCTGCTCGAGGTGCTGAACGGCCTGGTCGACAAGGGCAACACCGTGATCGTCATCGAGCACAACCTCGACGTGATCAAGTCCGCGGATTGGGTGATCGACCTCGGACCGGAGGGCGGCTCCGGCGGTGGTGAGATCCTGGCGACAGGAACGCCGGAGCACATCGCCGCGATCGAGGACAGCCACACCGGCCAGTTCCTCGCCGAGATCCTCGGTGGAGGGCGCCAGGCGCGGAAGGCCGGCTGA
- a CDS encoding DUF58 domain-containing protein, with amino-acid sequence MTWERSASRRWSRTPALLIAFGAAIVLAGLGLALSRPDVVALAAPLAIWALLVVDAERIRPSAVEDAAITVEAASETAAGALDDVISVDTDAEMAELLIVQSARRTRRVFVPGRSTVRAHSRSRHSGPIVSVRIKGRSLGGDAALTGEPLGVFLQRRAVAPASVHLQALPLAPRLTGLHGAHEGSRPGQGGDFRDIHPFAPGDELRRVDWRATARAARRPGELFVRRTNSLSDASVVIAVDAVDDLGEVVATWGSGDLERSGTTSLDNAREAARSLATAAVAAGDRVAYHVLVQSGRSLRGGTGARHLARVVAAIAATGQAGDDSRYRRTPPVPHGSVIAVLSTFFDGAAAELALMWRASGHRVIALDTLPQLDSSRLSAEQGLALRIVLAERDDMFHDLAAAGVEIVRWDAAAAGAIGALARSGAGGAR; translated from the coding sequence GTGACGTGGGAACGCAGCGCCTCGCGTCGCTGGAGTCGAACGCCGGCGCTCCTGATCGCGTTCGGCGCCGCGATCGTGCTCGCGGGACTCGGGCTGGCGCTGTCGCGCCCGGATGTCGTGGCTCTCGCCGCACCGCTCGCGATCTGGGCGCTGCTCGTCGTGGATGCCGAGCGCATCCGGCCCAGTGCCGTCGAGGATGCCGCGATCACCGTCGAGGCGGCGTCGGAGACGGCCGCCGGTGCACTGGACGACGTCATCTCGGTCGACACGGATGCGGAGATGGCGGAACTGCTGATCGTGCAGTCCGCGCGGCGGACGCGACGCGTGTTCGTGCCGGGACGCTCGACCGTTCGCGCGCACAGCAGGAGCCGGCATTCCGGCCCGATCGTGTCGGTGCGGATCAAGGGTCGCAGCCTGGGCGGTGACGCCGCTCTGACGGGCGAGCCGCTGGGTGTCTTCCTGCAGCGCAGGGCGGTGGCGCCGGCATCCGTCCACCTGCAGGCGCTCCCACTGGCGCCGCGGCTCACCGGCCTGCACGGCGCCCACGAGGGTTCGCGACCGGGGCAGGGCGGGGACTTCCGCGACATCCACCCGTTCGCGCCCGGCGATGAGCTGCGCCGCGTCGACTGGCGTGCGACGGCCCGCGCCGCCCGCAGACCCGGTGAGCTGTTCGTGCGCCGCACCAATTCGCTGAGCGATGCCTCCGTCGTGATCGCGGTGGACGCGGTCGACGACCTCGGAGAAGTGGTCGCGACGTGGGGGAGCGGCGACCTCGAGCGCAGCGGCACGACGTCCCTGGACAATGCGCGCGAGGCCGCGCGGTCGCTCGCCACCGCTGCGGTCGCCGCCGGCGACCGCGTGGCGTATCACGTGCTCGTGCAGAGCGGTCGCTCGCTGCGCGGCGGTACGGGCGCGCGTCACCTCGCCCGCGTCGTGGCGGCCATCGCAGCGACCGGCCAGGCCGGCGACGACAGCCGTTATCGGCGCACGCCGCCCGTGCCGCACGGCTCGGTCATCGCCGTGCTGTCGACGTTCTTCGATGGTGCCGCGGCCGAGCTGGCACTGATGTGGCGCGCATCGGGGCACCGGGTGATCGCACTGGACACCCTGCCGCAGCTGGACAGCTCGCGGTTGTCGGCGGAGCAGGGGCTGGCTCTGCGCATCGTGCTCGCCGAGCGCGACGACATGTTCCACGATCTCGCGGCCGCGGGCGTCGAGATCGTGCGGTGGGATGCCGCAGCGGCGGGCGCCATCGGCGCGCTCGCCCGATCAGGAGCCGGGGGCGCAAGGTGA
- a CDS encoding AAA family ATPase: MTNTTEIAETGRRILDAVRTVVVGMDDTLEIALSTILAGGHVLFEDVPGLGKTLAARSLAAALGLDFRRLQCTPDMLPGDVTGSYVYAPDSGDFVFRPGPIFTGLLLADEINRTTPKTQSAMLEAMAERQVTVEGNSYQLDRPFHVIATANPIEYEGTYALPEAQLDRFMVRLSVGYPEPEGETEILLGRVRRQREETSVDAVIDAARLREVQAAVEAIHVDPDVARYCVDLARGTRAAQNVSVGASPRGSQSLLLLGRALAALDGRDYVRPDDIKRIAVPVLAHRLTLTPQAWAQGIDPARIVAGVLSEVAVPPTVGAAR; the protein is encoded by the coding sequence ATGACGAACACCACCGAGATCGCCGAGACCGGACGCCGCATCCTCGACGCTGTCCGTACGGTCGTCGTCGGGATGGACGACACGCTGGAGATCGCGCTCTCGACGATCCTCGCGGGCGGGCATGTGCTGTTCGAAGACGTTCCGGGTCTCGGGAAGACCCTCGCCGCGCGCAGTCTCGCGGCGGCGCTGGGGCTCGACTTCCGACGTCTGCAGTGCACACCGGACATGCTCCCCGGCGACGTGACCGGCTCCTACGTGTATGCGCCGGATTCCGGCGACTTCGTCTTCCGCCCCGGGCCGATCTTCACCGGTCTGCTGCTCGCCGACGAGATCAACCGCACGACGCCGAAGACGCAGTCCGCGATGCTCGAGGCCATGGCCGAGCGTCAGGTCACCGTCGAGGGCAACAGCTACCAACTGGACCGGCCGTTCCACGTCATCGCGACCGCGAATCCGATCGAGTACGAAGGCACCTACGCTCTGCCGGAGGCGCAGCTGGACCGCTTCATGGTGCGACTGTCGGTCGGCTACCCCGAGCCGGAGGGAGAGACCGAGATCCTGCTCGGTCGCGTGCGTCGCCAGCGCGAGGAGACGAGCGTGGATGCCGTGATCGATGCCGCTCGGCTGCGCGAGGTGCAGGCCGCCGTCGAAGCCATCCACGTGGATCCGGACGTCGCCCGGTACTGCGTCGACCTCGCCAGAGGCACACGGGCCGCCCAGAACGTGTCCGTCGGAGCCTCTCCGCGTGGATCGCAGTCGCTGCTGCTGCTCGGCCGCGCGCTCGCGGCGCTCGACGGTCGCGACTACGTGCGCCCCGACGACATCAAGCGCATCGCCGTCCCCGTGCTCGCCCACCGGCTGACGCTCACCCCGCAGGCCTGGGCGCAGGGCATCGACCCGGCTCGGATCGTGGCAGGGGTGCTCTCGGAGGTCGCCGTTCCCCCGACGGTCGGCGCCGCACGGTGA
- a CDS encoding DUF4129 domain-containing protein, which translates to MRRLLGVGAVVALLLTVMVVASVQGPARFEPPVFEASPAPMPVPTDTQAPMPMPTPTKLPTNEAAATVVSLILMVISAVVVAILLFFLIRALLRAWAARVPRREVDEAGDESFTVSAEPDPETAAPTIRRGIAAALRVIDEHDVPSDAIIAAWVGLEESAAEAGITRARTETPAEFTLRVIAHRSDVAGDATTLLRLYERVRFAGYTADEADRTAARRTLEAIQRGWR; encoded by the coding sequence ATGAGGCGTCTGCTCGGAGTCGGCGCGGTGGTGGCACTGCTGCTCACCGTCATGGTCGTCGCATCGGTGCAGGGGCCAGCGCGATTCGAGCCGCCCGTGTTCGAAGCCTCGCCGGCTCCCATGCCGGTGCCCACCGACACGCAGGCGCCGATGCCCATGCCGACCCCGACGAAGCTTCCGACGAATGAGGCGGCGGCGACAGTCGTCTCGTTGATCCTCATGGTCATCAGCGCCGTCGTCGTCGCGATCCTGTTGTTCTTCCTGATCAGAGCGCTGCTTCGTGCCTGGGCGGCGAGGGTCCCTCGGCGCGAGGTCGACGAGGCCGGCGACGAGAGCTTCACCGTGTCAGCCGAGCCCGATCCGGAGACGGCCGCTCCGACCATCCGACGCGGGATCGCGGCCGCATTGCGCGTGATCGACGAGCATGACGTGCCCTCCGACGCCATCATCGCGGCGTGGGTCGGTCTGGAGGAGAGCGCCGCGGAGGCCGGCATCACGCGCGCCAGGACGGAGACGCCGGCGGAGTTCACGCTCCGGGTCATCGCGCATCGTTCCGACGTGGCAGGCGACGCCACGACCCTGCTGCGACTGTACGAACGCGTCCGTTTCGCGGGATACACGGCCGACGAGGCCGACCGCACCGCGGCGAGACGGACGCTCGAGGCGATCCAGAGGGGATGGCGATGA
- a CDS encoding MarR family winged helix-turn-helix transcriptional regulator, whose product MTDADDLLMLDNQLCFALVTAARNVVAIYRPILEPLGLTHPQYLVMLALWERSPRALNDLATDLALDPATASPLVKRLEADGLVIRRRSAEDERRLDIDLTEAGSALREQALEVPARVMAAVGMDVTRVAALRDALQPFAGRRA is encoded by the coding sequence ATGACCGACGCGGATGACCTCCTCATGCTCGACAACCAGCTGTGCTTCGCGCTGGTCACCGCCGCACGCAACGTCGTCGCGATCTACCGTCCGATCCTCGAACCGCTCGGACTCACGCATCCGCAGTACCTCGTCATGCTGGCGCTCTGGGAACGCTCGCCGCGCGCCCTCAACGATCTGGCCACCGATCTGGCCCTGGACCCGGCGACGGCCTCACCCCTGGTCAAGCGGCTGGAGGCCGACGGGCTCGTCATCCGTCGCCGCAGCGCCGAGGATGAACGCCGCCTGGACATCGACCTCACCGAAGCGGGAAGCGCGCTGCGCGAGCAGGCGCTCGAGGTGCCGGCGCGGGTCATGGCTGCGGTGGGGATGGACGTCACGCGGGTGGCCGCCCTGCGCGACGCCCTCCAGCCGTTCGCCGGCAGGCGCGCCTGA